A window of Aquitalea denitrificans contains these coding sequences:
- a CDS encoding DUF2946 family protein — protein sequence MDSQVLAAMAKWPNVPAVFGWLRLDARGQWWIREERLTHEGMAAFFNRNYSRDAQGRYYVQNGPQKVFVNLDAAPLIARFTEGRWQTLPCDDDVQARAAFMTDDGQLFIEIAGELAVVDDRDLTGIAAAGLPGWDGDVSRLPHSLQLADHPLPLSRHSLAELWQRYGVVVHPHA from the coding sequence GCAATGGCCAAATGGCCCAATGTGCCGGCGGTATTCGGCTGGTTGCGGCTGGATGCGCGCGGGCAGTGGTGGATACGCGAAGAACGCCTGACGCATGAAGGCATGGCGGCCTTCTTCAACCGCAATTACAGCCGCGATGCCCAGGGGCGTTACTATGTCCAGAACGGCCCGCAAAAGGTGTTTGTCAATCTGGATGCCGCGCCGCTGATCGCCCGGTTTACCGAAGGCCGCTGGCAGACCTTGCCCTGCGATGATGATGTGCAGGCGCGGGCGGCCTTCATGACCGACGACGGGCAGCTGTTCATCGAAATTGCCGGCGAGCTGGCGGTGGTGGACGACCGCGATCTGACCGGCATTGCTGCGGCCGGTCTGCCCGGCTGGGACGGGGATGTTTCACGCCTGCCGCACAGCCTGCAGTTGGCAGATCACCCCTTGCCGCTCAGCCGTCACAGCCTGGCCGAGCTGTGGCAGCGCTATGGTGTAGTGGTACACCCGCACGCCTGA